A region from the Salicibibacter cibarius genome encodes:
- a CDS encoding SDR family NAD(P)-dependent oxidoreductase, translated as MTQQIMRFENKVALVTGGRSGIGRAIARRLSDEGATVITAQRGEDEEFDWIAADFSDPHTPERIVAEVIARTGRLDVLINNAGMMMEAGIEELSLEDWQRNLNLNLTAPFLLIRAALPYLRKTRGNIVNTGSVEGLAANPGHAAYCASKAGLHGLTRSVAVDHGYEGIRCNAVAPGWIDTDLNLDFIENAPDSEAFRRDIGRIHPVARTGSPEEVAALVAFLAADEAGFVTGKIYTVDGGRMDKLSLP; from the coding sequence ATGACACAACAAATAATGCGTTTTGAAAACAAAGTGGCGCTGGTGACAGGCGGACGTTCGGGGATTGGCAGGGCTATCGCTCGTCGGCTGAGCGACGAAGGAGCGACCGTGATTACCGCACAGCGTGGCGAGGATGAGGAATTTGACTGGATCGCGGCAGATTTCTCCGATCCGCATACACCGGAGCGGATCGTTGCAGAGGTCATCGCTCGCACAGGTAGGCTCGATGTGCTGATCAACAACGCGGGCATGATGATGGAAGCCGGGATTGAAGAACTGAGCCTTGAGGATTGGCAACGTAATCTCAACTTGAATCTGACGGCTCCCTTCCTGCTGATCCGCGCGGCGCTGCCTTACCTGCGTAAGACGCGAGGCAACATCGTCAATACTGGTTCGGTTGAGGGATTGGCCGCCAACCCAGGGCATGCGGCCTACTGCGCCTCCAAGGCCGGACTTCACGGACTGACCCGTTCGGTAGCGGTGGACCATGGCTATGAAGGCATCCGTTGCAACGCGGTGGCGCCCGGCTGGATCGACACCGATCTCAACCTTGATTTCATCGAAAACGCACCTGATTCAGAAGCATTCCGACGCGACATCGGGCGCATTCACCCTGTGGCCCGTACAGGCTCCCCTGAAGAGGTGGCAGCGCTCGTGGCCTTTCTCGCCGCCGATGAGGCTGGGTTTGTCACAGGAAAGATCTATACAGTAGACGGCGGCCGGATGGACAAGTTGAGCCTCCCCTGA
- a CDS encoding CPBP family intramembrane glutamic endopeptidase: MSLRYWFVIITFVVVAQLFSAVLAIPLYALGFEFGDVITISTISSFSLGLLIIWLLIRKERDPVRGNEPPMHLGWSLLLGFGGLIAALFAQNIAFQIQQLLYDAPVESENTQMLLDIMNENIWLLLAVVIVGPILEELVFRQAIFGHLYKKMNFFWAALISSLIFSAIHLDFTHILVYAAVGFIFAGLYVWSKRIIVPIIAHVLMNAFASLPILLDIDMEDLEEIEENLQFIFGILGAWM; encoded by the coding sequence TTGAGTTTACGATACTGGTTTGTGATCATTACATTTGTGGTCGTCGCGCAACTATTTAGCGCCGTTTTGGCCATTCCGCTGTACGCGCTCGGATTCGAATTTGGTGATGTTATCACCATTTCGACGATTTCAAGTTTTTCCCTCGGGTTACTCATCATTTGGCTTTTAATCCGTAAAGAGAGGGACCCGGTGCGCGGAAACGAACCGCCGATGCACCTCGGTTGGTCGTTATTATTGGGCTTTGGCGGATTAATCGCTGCGCTTTTCGCGCAAAATATTGCTTTTCAAATTCAACAATTGTTATATGACGCTCCGGTCGAGTCGGAAAACACGCAAATGTTGCTCGATATTATGAATGAAAACATTTGGCTCCTCCTAGCCGTTGTCATTGTTGGTCCGATTCTTGAAGAGCTCGTTTTCCGACAAGCAATCTTTGGGCATCTTTACAAAAAAATGAATTTCTTTTGGGCAGCATTGATTAGTTCCTTGATTTTCTCTGCCATCCATTTGGATTTTACGCATATCCTCGTCTATGCAGCCGTCGGCTTCATATTCGCGGGTCTGTATGTGTGGAGCAAACGAATTATCGTTCCCATCATTGCCCACGTGCTCATGAATGCTTTTGCGTCTCTGCCGATCCTTCTCGATATCGACATGGAGGACTTGGAAGAGATAGAAGAAAACCTTCAGTTTATCTTCGGCATCTTGGGAGCATGGATGTGA
- a CDS encoding DUF4352 domain-containing protein codes for MRKYLVALGIGSLLVLSACGEGENGNGAEEADAEDTDEGEESEDENGDEEDEDEDEDEDIDDLDQTFSVGETVDIDGYMIEVTSVDEVEGEEFESPADGNVFTAVELQLENESDENVSYNPLDFSVQDGSGNIEGTTIVTSDDELSSGELAPDGETSGTVTFETPEDDDELILIYEENLFTDDTVEISLED; via the coding sequence ATGAGAAAATACTTAGTTGCATTAGGAATTGGATCATTGTTAGTTTTATCAGCTTGTGGCGAAGGTGAAAACGGAAACGGCGCTGAGGAAGCAGATGCCGAAGATACTGACGAGGGCGAAGAAAGTGAAGACGAGAATGGCGATGAAGAAGATGAAGATGAAGATGAAGATGAGGATATTGATGACCTAGATCAAACTTTCAGTGTAGGGGAAACCGTTGACATAGACGGCTACATGATCGAAGTTACAAGCGTAGATGAAGTAGAAGGCGAAGAATTTGAATCGCCAGCAGACGGAAATGTTTTTACAGCCGTCGAATTGCAATTGGAAAACGAGAGCGATGAAAATGTTTCCTACAATCCTCTTGATTTTTCGGTGCAAGATGGTAGTGGTAATATCGAAGGTACAACTATAGTGACTTCTGACGATGAGTTAAGTTCTGGGGAGTTGGCCCCTGACGGAGAAACAAGCGGAACCGTAACTTTCGAAACGCCAGAAGATGATGACGAACTTATTCTTATTTATGAGGAAAACCTCTTTACAGATGATACGGTTGAGATTAGTTTAGAAGATTAA
- a CDS encoding ImmA/IrrE family metallo-endopeptidase produces the protein MILYEELGSTLGYFHTSRRIRFIHINNKLNESMQRFVCAHELGHSVLHPDVNTPFLKKNTFFSMDKIETEANAFAAKLLLQDDIIYNYQDTNMTIQELGSIYGVPEEVTHLKRISD, from the coding sequence GTGATCCTGTACGAGGAGTTGGGATCCACTCTTGGTTATTTTCACACTTCCAGGCGGATTCGTTTTATTCACATAAATAATAAATTGAACGAGAGCATGCAAAGGTTTGTTTGTGCTCACGAACTTGGGCATTCCGTGTTACATCCGGACGTGAACACTCCTTTTTTAAAGAAAAATACTTTTTTCTCAATGGATAAGATTGAAACGGAGGCCAACGCTTTCGCTGCTAAACTACTATTACAGGACGATATAATCTATAATTATCAAGATACAAATATGACAATCCAAGAATTAGGCAGCATTTATGGTGTTCCTGAAGAAGTGACGCATCTGAAAAGGATTAGTGATTAA
- a CDS encoding Arm DNA-binding domain-containing protein, protein MASYRKRGKTWYYQIAYRNPVTGDREYITKGEFKRKKEAELAVADVEKTLDEDTYIKESDISFADFADE, encoded by the coding sequence ATGGCATCGTACAGGAAGCGAGGTAAGACCTGGTATTACCAAATTGCGTACCGCAACCCGGTAACAGGCGATCGTGAGTACATTACGAAAGGAGAGTTTAAGCGCAAGAAAGAGGCAGAGTTGGCGGTGGCAGATGTTGAAAAAACATTGGATGAAGATACGTATATTAAAGAATCCGACATCAGTTTTGCTGACTTTGCGGATGAATAG
- the groL gene encoding chaperonin GroEL (60 kDa chaperone family; promotes refolding of misfolded polypeptides especially under stressful conditions; forms two stacked rings of heptamers to form a barrel-shaped 14mer; ends can be capped by GroES; misfolded proteins enter the barrel where they are refolded when GroES binds), whose amino-acid sequence MAKDIRFSEDARRALLRGVDELANAVKVTLGPKGRNVVLEKKFGSPLIANDGVTIAKEIELEDNFENMGAQLVSEVANKTNDIAGDGTTTATVLAQAMIQEGLKNVTSGASPVGLRRGIEKATTAAIKELQSISREVEGRESIKQVGSVSANDEEVGEFIAEAMGRVGNDGVITVEESRGLDTELEVVEGMQFDRGYASPYMVTDNDTMEASLDDPYILITDKKITNIQEVLPLLEQVVQQNKPILIVAEDVEGEALATLVLNKLRGTFNAVAVKAPGFGDRRKAMLEDLAILTGGTVLTEDLGHDLKSSTIDQLGRAGKVVITKDNTTVVEGAGEAQQLTGRINQIKSQIEETTSDFDREKLQERLAKLAGGVAVMKVGAASETEMKERKLRIEDALNSTRAAVEEGIVSGGGTAYVNVYKAVKAVDASGDEATGVSIVLRALEEPVRQIATNAGLEGSVVVERLKGEDVGTGFNAATGEWVNMVDAGIVDPTKVTRYAIQNAASVSAMFLTTEAVVADRPEEDDGGGGAPDMGGMGGMGGMGGMM is encoded by the coding sequence ATGGCGAAAGATATTCGTTTTAGCGAAGATGCCCGCCGTGCCTTGCTACGTGGGGTAGACGAGCTCGCTAACGCCGTAAAAGTAACATTGGGACCAAAAGGACGGAACGTCGTTCTTGAAAAGAAATTCGGTTCTCCGCTTATTGCCAATGATGGTGTAACGATTGCCAAAGAAATTGAACTTGAGGACAACTTTGAAAATATGGGTGCGCAACTCGTATCCGAAGTTGCCAACAAGACAAATGACATTGCTGGTGACGGTACGACAACCGCCACAGTTTTAGCGCAAGCGATGATTCAAGAAGGGCTTAAGAACGTGACATCCGGTGCTAGTCCGGTAGGATTACGCCGCGGGATTGAGAAAGCAACGACAGCTGCGATCAAAGAGCTTCAAAGCATCTCCCGCGAAGTCGAAGGCCGTGAGTCTATTAAACAAGTCGGTTCCGTCTCTGCGAACGACGAAGAAGTCGGTGAATTTATTGCGGAAGCAATGGGACGTGTCGGAAACGACGGCGTGATCACGGTTGAAGAATCGAGAGGTCTTGACACGGAGCTAGAGGTCGTGGAAGGGATGCAGTTTGATCGTGGGTACGCGTCTCCTTACATGGTGACCGACAATGACACGATGGAAGCGAGTCTCGATGACCCTTACATCTTGATTACAGACAAGAAAATCACAAACATCCAAGAAGTATTGCCATTGCTCGAGCAAGTCGTGCAGCAAAACAAGCCGATCCTTATCGTTGCTGAAGACGTAGAAGGGGAAGCACTCGCGACACTTGTATTGAACAAACTTCGCGGAACGTTCAATGCCGTTGCCGTAAAAGCACCGGGATTCGGCGACCGCCGAAAAGCAATGCTCGAAGATCTGGCCATCCTCACCGGTGGAACAGTCCTTACGGAAGACCTTGGACACGACTTGAAATCATCAACGATTGATCAGCTCGGACGCGCCGGAAAAGTTGTTATTACCAAAGATAACACGACCGTTGTCGAAGGTGCAGGCGAAGCGCAACAACTCACCGGACGCATCAACCAGATCAAATCGCAAATTGAAGAAACCACATCTGATTTTGATCGTGAAAAACTTCAAGAGCGTTTGGCTAAGCTTGCCGGCGGTGTAGCTGTCATGAAAGTCGGCGCTGCTTCCGAAACGGAAATGAAAGAGCGCAAACTTCGCATCGAGGACGCTCTCAACTCCACGCGCGCTGCCGTGGAAGAAGGCATTGTATCCGGCGGCGGCACTGCCTACGTTAACGTTTACAAGGCTGTGAAAGCCGTGGATGCTTCAGGCGATGAAGCAACCGGTGTAAGCATCGTGTTGCGTGCGCTTGAAGAGCCTGTCCGTCAGATTGCTACCAATGCCGGACTGGAAGGCTCAGTCGTTGTTGAACGTCTCAAAGGCGAAGATGTAGGCACCGGCTTCAACGCGGCAACAGGCGAATGGGTAAACATGGTGGACGCCGGTATCGTCGATCCGACAAAAGTGACCCGTTATGCCATCCAAAACGCAGCATCCGTTTCTGCAATGTTCCTCACAACCGAAGCGGTTGTAGCTGACCGTCCCGAAGAAGACGACGGTGGCGGTGGCGCCCCAGACATGGGCGGCATGGGAGGAATGGGGGGAATGGGCGGCATGATGTAA
- the istA gene encoding IS21 family transposase, which translates to MFPYRQMLELHDEERSLRSIAAMTRRSRQKVTEVIRLAEKRGLKCPLDEEMTDAWIEDFLYPEKKLEASGRQMIDFDYLHEELAKPHVTLTLLHEEYVRKARDQAKIPYAYRTFTEHYHNFAQKYKATMRIKRKPGELLEVDWAGSTLFIIDPDTGEKVKVYVFVAALPCSQLSYVEGSLSMDLASWIKLHQHAFEYMGGTTQIIVPDNLRTGVTKHTSKELVLNKTYEEMVRHYHSVVMPARVRSPKDKPSVESSVNTVSTWIIAALRHVQCFTLEEMNQEIRKKLGEFNHRPFTKKEGSRWSAFMEEEKFALTPLPVKPYEMSEWRTAKVQPDYHISVKSMFYSVPYEYIGKHVDVKVSDHVIEVYFDHMRIASHQTLYGKYGQHSTVKDHMPDNHKHYVEQTPQNALDWATDVGEHTLSVVKFLLESYGVEKQALKSVFALKKLERTYTVYDIERACKMVHQITNRPTVKSIQTLIKNNKKADAEKAFTQKQQNVKNKHAFTRGASYFGGKNK; encoded by the coding sequence ATGTTCCCATATCGACAGATGCTGGAATTACATGACGAGGAAAGGAGTTTACGAAGTATCGCAGCTATGACCCGCCGTTCAAGGCAAAAAGTAACGGAAGTCATACGCTTGGCGGAGAAAAGAGGGTTGAAGTGTCCGCTCGATGAGGAAATGACAGATGCTTGGATTGAAGATTTTCTATATCCAGAGAAAAAGTTAGAAGCTTCTGGACGGCAAATGATTGATTTTGATTATTTGCATGAGGAGTTGGCCAAGCCCCATGTCACTTTGACATTGCTTCATGAGGAATATGTGAGGAAAGCCCGGGACCAAGCGAAGATTCCCTATGCCTATCGGACTTTTACGGAACACTACCACAATTTTGCCCAGAAGTATAAAGCGACCATGAGAATTAAGCGGAAACCAGGGGAATTGTTAGAAGTCGATTGGGCAGGTTCTACCCTATTTATCATTGATCCCGATACCGGGGAAAAAGTGAAAGTCTATGTATTTGTGGCAGCTTTACCGTGTTCTCAGCTTTCCTATGTGGAGGGCTCTTTATCCATGGATTTAGCTTCTTGGATTAAGCTTCATCAACACGCGTTTGAATACATGGGAGGCACCACCCAAATTATTGTGCCCGATAATTTAAGGACAGGGGTGACCAAGCATACCTCCAAAGAGCTGGTGTTAAACAAGACGTATGAAGAAATGGTCCGCCACTATCACTCCGTGGTCATGCCAGCACGCGTGCGTTCACCCAAAGATAAGCCGAGTGTGGAAAGTTCGGTGAACACGGTGTCGACGTGGATTATCGCTGCGTTAAGGCATGTCCAATGTTTTACGTTGGAGGAAATGAACCAAGAGATCCGAAAGAAGCTAGGGGAGTTTAACCACCGGCCCTTCACAAAAAAAGAAGGCTCTCGCTGGTCAGCGTTTATGGAAGAAGAGAAGTTCGCCCTTACTCCTCTTCCCGTTAAACCCTACGAGATGTCTGAGTGGCGAACCGCCAAGGTGCAGCCTGATTATCACATCTCTGTGAAAAGCATGTTCTACTCCGTTCCCTATGAATACATCGGAAAGCACGTCGATGTGAAAGTCTCAGATCATGTGATCGAAGTCTATTTCGATCACATGAGGATTGCCTCACATCAAACATTATATGGGAAATACGGCCAACATTCTACTGTGAAAGATCATATGCCGGATAACCATAAGCATTACGTGGAACAAACGCCGCAAAATGCATTAGATTGGGCTACAGATGTTGGGGAACATACGCTTTCCGTGGTGAAGTTCTTGTTGGAGAGCTACGGGGTTGAAAAACAAGCGCTGAAGTCTGTTTTTGCCTTAAAGAAATTGGAACGCACCTACACGGTTTATGATATCGAACGTGCGTGTAAAATGGTCCACCAGATCACGAATCGGCCTACAGTAAAAAGTATTCAAACGCTCATCAAGAACAATAAAAAAGCAGACGCAGAGAAAGCTTTCACACAGAAGCAACAGAACGTCAAAAATAAGCATGCGTTTACACGTGGGGCTTCCTATTTTGGAGGGAAAAACAAATGA
- a CDS encoding tyrosine-type recombinase/integrase, producing MIKTVERRMKRLMKKAGLNESLTSHSLKHTHTSLLTEAGVHLDEIMDRLGHKDDDTTRSVYLHVTKSRKKEAADKFSDLMKRTQN from the coding sequence TTGATCAAGACAGTTGAGCGTCGCATGAAGCGCCTAATGAAGAAAGCCGGACTGAATGAAAGCCTAACGTCCCACTCATTAAAGCACACCCATACATCGCTTTTAACAGAGGCTGGTGTGCATCTCGATGAAATAATGGACAGGCTTGGTCACAAAGACGACGATACAACAAGAAGTGTATATTTGCATGTCACAAAATCACGTAAAAAAGAAGCCGCTGATAAGTTCAGCGACCTCATGAAACGAACACAAAATTAA
- a CDS encoding VOC family protein: protein MTGVEIDMVVTDSLKALELYEEIFEIQRVEVTDFPKGENEVIFSIYGVNFHMLDENPTFGLKAPNPDEPNTIWFNITVPDINETFSKAIRVGCTEVQPVTEIPDFGVSNAIFSDVFGYQWMLHQVHKEVSFEERMRLFEEKRGN from the coding sequence GTGACCGGAGTGGAAATTGATATGGTTGTTACAGATAGCTTAAAAGCATTGGAATTATACGAAGAAATATTTGAGATTCAACGTGTTGAAGTTACTGATTTCCCCAAAGGTGAAAATGAAGTCATTTTTAGCATATACGGCGTGAATTTTCACATGCTGGATGAAAATCCAACATTCGGATTGAAAGCACCAAACCCGGACGAGCCCAATACGATTTGGTTTAACATCACGGTTCCCGACATCAATGAAACATTTTCAAAAGCGATCCGTGTTGGCTGTACGGAGGTGCAACCGGTGACGGAAATTCCTGATTTCGGAGTTTCAAATGCTATATTTAGCGACGTTTTCGGCTATCAATGGATGCTTCATCAAGTTCACAAAGAAGTGAGCTTTGAAGAGCGCATGCGGCTTTTTGAGGAAAAAAGGGGGAATTAA
- a CDS encoding SDR family oxidoreductase, translating into MTKQLMGKTAIVTGASGGMGMAITKELANAGANVALADKEKPKNIEEIGNMEKLLYIQTDVTNKHDVGSMVERAKQAFGHIDIYVNNAGKMGSSRVLQGDVSNWDQMIDLNIKGVLYGINSVLSDMLEKKSGHIVNIDSDAGHEVYERLTVYSATKFAVRALSTGLEKELANTGVRTTNISPGMVETPLSAKSPFENGRKKLNPADIAKTIVYAVTQPDYVNVNEITVRPV; encoded by the coding sequence ATGACAAAACAATTGATGGGGAAAACAGCCATTGTTACAGGAGCAAGCGGTGGTATGGGAATGGCAATTACTAAAGAACTTGCTAATGCAGGAGCGAACGTGGCACTTGCGGATAAAGAAAAACCTAAAAACATAGAAGAAATTGGCAATATGGAAAAACTATTATATATTCAAACGGACGTGACAAATAAACACGATGTTGGATCTATGGTTGAGCGTGCAAAGCAAGCATTTGGCCATATAGATATTTACGTGAACAACGCCGGAAAAATGGGTTCAAGCAGAGTTTTGCAAGGAGATGTTTCGAACTGGGATCAGATGATTGATCTCAATATAAAAGGGGTGCTTTATGGCATTAATTCCGTCTTGTCTGATATGCTTGAGAAAAAAAGCGGCCATATTGTAAATATTGATTCTGATGCAGGGCATGAGGTGTATGAGAGGCTTACGGTGTACTCTGCAACAAAATTCGCCGTACGTGCGCTTTCCACTGGACTGGAAAAGGAGCTCGCCAATACGGGTGTACGTACCACCAACATTTCACCAGGAATGGTAGAAACACCATTAAGTGCAAAAAGCCCTTTTGAAAATGGTAGAAAAAAACTCAATCCGGCTGATATTGCAAAAACAATCGTCTATGCTGTGACCCAGCCGGATTATGTGAACGTGAATGAGATTACGGTTAGACCGGTTTAA
- a CDS encoding IS110 family transposase → MKVMYERCCGLDVHKKSVTACRMTPEGKDIQTFNTMTDGVMALVDWIKEEQCTHVAMESTGVYWKPIYNLLELEDIEAIVVNAQHIKAVPGRKTDVKDAEWLADLLKHGLLQGSYIPTREQRELRELVRYRRSLVEERTREVNRLQKVLEGANIKLSSVASDVLGKSGRMMLEALANGQEDPKVLAQFAQRRLKNKKAELERALKGLMGSHQRMMLRMQLGHIDDLSERIAEMDNEVQERMRPFEEDLALLDTIPGVGLRTAEAIIAEIGNDMSRFPSAAHLCSWAGIAPGNHESAGKRKSGKTRKGNKKLKSALTEAARAVARTKDTYLSSQYHRIAARRGKNRGAVAVAHSILTSAYHMLQRREPYRELGPTYFDERKKEVVTRQAIKRLEDLGYDVTIEPTA, encoded by the coding sequence ATGAAGGTGATGTATGAGCGATGTTGTGGGCTTGATGTTCACAAGAAGTCAGTGACCGCTTGTCGGATGACCCCGGAAGGCAAGGATATACAAACGTTCAATACCATGACGGACGGGGTGATGGCTCTTGTCGACTGGATCAAAGAAGAGCAATGCACCCATGTTGCGATGGAGAGCACTGGGGTCTACTGGAAACCGATTTATAATCTGTTAGAGCTCGAAGACATTGAAGCAATTGTGGTGAATGCCCAGCACATCAAAGCGGTTCCCGGACGCAAAACCGATGTCAAAGATGCCGAGTGGTTGGCCGACCTTCTCAAGCATGGGCTGTTGCAAGGAAGTTATATTCCCACTCGCGAGCAACGAGAGCTTCGAGAGTTGGTACGGTACCGTCGAAGTCTGGTAGAAGAACGCACCCGGGAGGTGAATCGTCTTCAAAAAGTGTTGGAAGGAGCGAACATCAAGCTGTCTTCGGTCGCGTCCGATGTCCTTGGCAAATCCGGACGCATGATGTTGGAAGCCCTGGCCAACGGCCAGGAAGACCCCAAAGTTTTGGCGCAATTCGCCCAACGCCGACTCAAAAACAAAAAGGCCGAACTGGAACGCGCGTTAAAAGGCTTGATGGGCTCGCATCAACGGATGATGCTCCGCATGCAACTGGGGCATATTGACGATTTAAGTGAACGAATCGCCGAGATGGACAATGAAGTTCAGGAGCGGATGCGCCCTTTTGAGGAAGACCTGGCCCTTCTCGATACCATTCCCGGCGTCGGCCTGCGAACCGCAGAGGCGATCATCGCTGAAATCGGCAACGACATGAGTCGATTTCCATCGGCCGCTCATTTATGCTCATGGGCCGGGATCGCTCCAGGGAACCATGAAAGTGCGGGAAAACGAAAGTCAGGTAAAACCAGGAAGGGCAACAAAAAGTTAAAATCCGCCCTTACAGAAGCCGCCCGCGCCGTAGCAAGAACCAAAGACACCTATTTGTCTTCCCAATACCATCGAATTGCTGCACGCCGAGGGAAGAATCGAGGCGCCGTCGCCGTTGCCCATTCGATTTTGACGAGCGCTTACCATATGCTGCAACGGAGGGAACCTTATCGGGAATTGGGCCCCACCTATTTTGACGAGCGAAAGAAAGAAGTGGTCACTCGACAAGCAATCAAACGTTTAGAAGATCTAGGCTATGACGTGACTATCGAACCAACGGCTTAA
- the groES gene encoding co-chaperone GroES has translation MLKPLGDRIVIEQVEQEEQTASGIVLPDSAQEKPQEGKVIAVGNGRVTENGERVAPEVNEGDVIIFSKYAGTEVKYNEKEYLILRESDVLAVVG, from the coding sequence TTGTTGAAGCCATTAGGTGACCGAATTGTCATCGAGCAAGTGGAACAAGAAGAACAAACGGCAAGTGGCATTGTACTTCCTGATTCCGCACAGGAGAAACCGCAAGAAGGAAAAGTCATTGCTGTCGGAAATGGACGCGTGACGGAGAATGGCGAAAGAGTTGCTCCGGAAGTGAACGAAGGCGACGTAATCATTTTCTCCAAATACGCGGGAACGGAAGTGAAATACAACGAAAAAGAATACCTGATTTTGCGAGAAAGTGATGTACTCGCGGTTGTTGGGTAA
- the istB gene encoding IS21-like element helper ATPase IstB, with protein sequence MNQQNIDKLKTLKLSGMAEAYESLFTKAENKEMDFDTLFGILIDHEESRRKSNKLNRLLKQAAFPEPASIEEIMYYDDRKLDKDLLQRLASGSYILDGRNIIFKGVSGAGKSWMAAAFGVQACRQFFKVHYTRLPDLLEEFKLAKYQQDDSYVKLMRKLLKVDLLILDEWLLHALTNEEAALLLEIINARRQAKQSNIFCSQFDIDGWYEKLGDGTLAEAILDRIIHDSYDIFIDGKVSMRERLGVQKQTANDKENNNFL encoded by the coding sequence ATGAACCAGCAGAATATTGATAAACTAAAAACATTGAAACTATCAGGGATGGCAGAAGCCTATGAATCTCTTTTCACGAAGGCAGAAAATAAAGAGATGGATTTTGATACATTATTCGGCATCTTAATTGACCATGAAGAATCCCGCCGGAAAAGTAATAAACTCAACCGTCTTCTCAAACAGGCAGCGTTTCCTGAACCGGCTTCAATCGAAGAGATCATGTATTATGATGACCGGAAACTAGACAAAGATTTACTCCAGCGTTTAGCCAGCGGAAGCTATATTCTGGATGGGCGAAATATTATCTTTAAAGGCGTGTCTGGAGCCGGGAAATCGTGGATGGCCGCCGCATTTGGCGTACAGGCGTGCCGACAGTTCTTCAAAGTACATTACACACGGCTTCCTGATCTATTAGAGGAATTTAAACTTGCAAAATATCAACAGGATGACAGCTATGTCAAACTCATGAGAAAGCTTCTAAAGGTAGATCTTCTTATTCTTGATGAATGGCTGCTTCACGCCTTAACCAATGAAGAAGCAGCTCTCCTTCTTGAAATCATAAACGCAAGACGTCAGGCAAAACAATCCAACATCTTTTGTTCTCAATTTGATATTGATGGATGGTACGAGAAACTGGGAGATGGCACCTTGGCAGAAGCCATTCTCGACCGAATTATTCATGATTCCTATGATATTTTCATTGACGGAAAAGTGTCGATGCGCGAACGTCTTGGTGTGCAAAAACAAACGGCAAACGATAAAGAGAACAACAATTTTTTATAA